The Gambusia affinis linkage group LG11, SWU_Gaff_1.0, whole genome shotgun sequence genome contains a region encoding:
- the LOC122839814 gene encoding interferon-induced protein 44-like isoform X3, translating to MGNSSSTPSRPPTPPPSPLLRTPWREITWGDNKNSLQYLKNFQPQNEEATIRVLLHGPVGAGKSSFINSVNNVLQGKMTNEALASATTSDQSFTKIYQTYKIKKEGRGNFYPFVFNDVMGLEEKTGVRADDIKLALKGHMKDGYKFNPVSSLSDGDSHYNSSPSISDRVHVLVCIHDANAVQIKSSVLEKMREIREAASELGIPQLAILTHIDSACGETEKTLRNVYKSKHLKKKMGDFSSSLGIPMNCIFPVKNYSHEIQINSDVDTLILNALRLMIDFGDDYAEKL from the exons ATGGGTAATAGCTCTTCTACACCAT ctCGTCCTCCAA CTCCACCACCTTCTCCAC TTTTAAGAACACCATGGAGAGAAATAACTTGGGG AGACAATAAAAATTCTCTTCAGTACTTGAAGAATTTTCAGCCTCAAAATGAGGAGGCAACAATCAGAGTCCTGCTCCATGGCCCAGTCGGTGCGGGGAAGTCCAGCTTCATCAACTCTGTCAACAACGTCCTGCAAGGCAAAATGACCAATGAAGCTCTGGCCAGTGCTACAACCTCAGATCAAAGTTTCACCAAGATT tatcaAACCtataaaatcaagaaagaaGGCAGGGGAAACTTTTACCCCTTTGTGTTCAATGACGTCATGGGTCTGGAGGAAAAAACTGGAGTCAGAGCAGACGACATCAAACTGGCCTTGAAGGGTCACATGAAGGATGGATATAAG ttcaatCCTGTATCTTCCCTGTCTGATGGTGATTCTCACTACAACTCTTCCCCGTCCATCAGTGACAGAGTTCATGTTCTGGTCTGCATCCATGATGCTAATGCAGTACAAATTAAATCCTCAGTTTTAGAGAAAATGAGggaaatcagagaagcagccagtGAGCTGG GAATCCCTCAGCTGGCGATTCTCACCCACATTGACTCAGCCTGTggggaaacagagaaaactctGAGAAACGTCTACAagagcaaacatttaaagaaaaag ATGGGCGACTTCAGCTCCAGTCTGGGGATCCCAATGAACTGCATCTTCCCAGTGAAGAACTACAGTCATGAAATTCAGATTAATTCAGACGTCGACACTCTGATCCTGAATGCGTTGAGGCTGATGATCGACTTTGGAGACGACTACGCAGAGAAactgtga
- the LOC122839817 gene encoding interferon-induced protein 44-like produces the protein MGNKPSPPPSPPPPPSPLLGTPWRDISWGNNRDSLQYLKNFQPQNEEATIRVLLHGPVGAGKSSFINSVNNVLQGRMTTEALASATTSDQSFTLKYQTHKIKKEVRGNFYPFVFNDIMGLEGGNGRGVRTEDIILALKGHVKDGYKFNPVSSLSDDDYHYNSSPSISDRVHVLVCIYDANAPQMNSSVLEKMREIREAASELGIPQLAILTHIDSACGETEKTLRNVYKSKHLKKKMGDFSSSLGIPMNCIFPVKNYSDETQINSDVDTLILSALRLMIDFGDDYTEKL, from the exons ATGGGGAATAAACCAT CTCCACCACCTTCTCCAC CTCCACCACCTTCTCCAC TTTTAGGAACTCCATGGAGAGACATAAGTTGGGG aaacaatagaGATTCTCTTCAGTACTTGAAGAATTTTCAGCCTCAAAATGAGGAGGCAACAATCAGAGTCCTGCTCCACGGCCCAGTTGGTGCGGGGAAGTCCAGCTTCATCAACTCTGTCAACAACGTCCTGCAGGGCAGAATGACCACTGAAGCTCTGGCCAGTGCGACAACCTCTGATCAAAGTTTCACCTTGAAG tatcaaacccataaaatcaagaaagaaGTCAGGGGAAACTTTTATCCCTTTGTGTTCAATGACATCATGGGTCTGGAGGGCGGAAATGGAAGAGGAGTCAGAACAGAAGACATCATTCTGGCCTTGAAGGGTCACGTGAAGGATGGATATAAG TTCAATCCTGTATCTTCCCTGTCTGATGATGATTATCACTACAACTCTTCCCCGTCCATCAGTGACAGAGTTCATGTTCTGGTCTGCATCTATGATGCTAATGCACCACAAATGAATTCCTCAGTTTTAGAGAAAATGAGggaaatcagagaagcagccagtGAGCTGG GAATCCCTCAGCTGGCAATTCTCACCCACATTGACTCAGCCTGTggggaaacagagaaaactctGAGAAACGTCTACAagagcaaacatttaaagaaaaag ATGGGCGACTTCAGCTCCAGTCTGGGGATCCCAATGAACTGCATCTTCCCAGTGAAGAACTACAGTGATGAAACTCAGATTAATTCAGACGTCGACACTCTGATCCTGAGTGCATTGAGGCTGATGATCGACTTTGGAGACGACTACACAGAGAAACTGTGA